A window from Nycticebus coucang isolate mNycCou1 chromosome X, mNycCou1.pri, whole genome shotgun sequence encodes these proteins:
- the GPR101 gene encoding probable G-protein coupled receptor 101 → MPLAGAPADPVTSPPAVAMTSTCTNSTRESNNSHACMPLSKMPISLAHGIIRSTVLLIFLAASFVGNIVLALVLQRKPQLLQVTNRFIFNLLVTDLLQIALVAPWVVATSVPLFWPLNSHFCTALVSLTHLFAFASVNTIVVVSVDRYLSIIHPLSYPSKMTQRRGYLLLYGTWIVAILQSTPPLYGWGQATFDERNALCSMIWGSSPSYTILSVVSFMVIPLVVMIACYSVVFGAARRQHALLYNVKSHSLEVRVKDSVENENEEGAEKKAEFGGESAFHSQDEGEVMEGSMDAEDSSMKAEQGSVRTSEGSMEGNEGSARGEENRMKANKGQAEVNQCNIDLGDIDMDFGEDDINFSEDDVEAVNIPESLPPSRRNSNSDPPLPRCYECKAAKVIFLIIFSYVLSLGPYCFLAVLALWVDVQTQVPQWVITIIIWLFFLQCCIHPYIYGYMHKTIKKEIQDLLKKFFGKEKPPTEDNHHDLPGTEAGTEGGIEGKIVPSHDFATSP, encoded by the coding sequence ATGCCGCTGGCTGGTGCTCCGGCTGACCCTGTTACAAGCCCTCCGGCTGTCGCTATGACATCCACCTGCACCAACAGCACACGAGAAAGCAACAACAGCCACGCGTGCATGCCCCTCTCCAAAATGCCCATCAGCTTGGCTCACGGGATCATCCGCTCCACTGTGCTGCTCATCTTCCTTGCAGCCTCTTTCGTTGGTAACATAGTGCTAGCGCTTGTGTTGCAGCGTAAGCCGCAGTTGCTGCAGGTGACCAACCGCTTCATCTTTAACCTCCTCGTCACTGACCTGCTACAGATTGCGCTTGTGGCCCCCTGGGTGGTGGCCACCTCCGTGCCTCTCTTCTGGCCCCTCAACAGCCACTTCTGCACTGCCCTGGTTAGCCTCACTCACCTGTTCGCCTTCGCCAGCGTCAACACCATTGTCGTGGTGTCCGTAGATCGCTACCTGTCCATCATCCACCCTCTCTCCTATCCGTCCAAGATGACCCAGCGCCGTGGTTACCTGCTCCTCTATGGCACCTGGATTGTGGCCATACTGCAGAGCACACCCCCACTCTACGGCTGGGGCCAGGCTACCTTCGATGAGCGCAATGCCCTCTGCTCCATGATCTGGGGGTCCAGCCCCAGCTACACCATCCTGAGCGTGGTGTCCTTCATGGTCATCCCACTGGTTGTCATGATTGCCTGCTACTCCGTGGTGTTTGGTGCAGCCCGGCGGCAGCATGCTCTGCTGTACAATGTCAAGAGCCACAGCTTGGAGGTGCGGGTCAAGGACTCTGTGGAGAATGAGAACGAAGAGGGAGCAGAGAAGAAGGCCGAGTTCGGGGGTGAGAGTGCATTCCACAGCCAGGATGAAGGTGAGGTCATGGAGGGCAGCATGGATGCTGAAGACAGCAGCATGAAAGCCGAGCAAGGAAGCGTGAGGACCAGTGAGGGAAGCATGGAGGGTAATGAAGGCAGCGCCAGAGGGGAAGAGAACAGGATGAAGGCAAACAAGGGCCAAGCAGAGGTCAACCAGTGCAACATCGACTTGGGTGACATTGACATGGACTTTGGTGAGGATGACATCAATTTCAGTGAGGATGATGTTGAAGCAGTGAACATCCCAGAGAGCCTCCCACCCAGTCGTCGTAACAGCAACAGCGACCCTCCTCTGCCTAGGTGCTACGAGTGCAAAGCTGCTAAAGTGATCTTCCTCATCATTTTCTCCTACGTGCTATCCCTGGGGCCCTACTGCTTCCTAGCAGTCCTAGCCCTGTGGGTGGATGTCCAAACCCAGGTACCCCAGTGGGTGATCACCATAATAATCTGGCTTTTCTTCCTGCAGTGCTGCATCCACCCCTACATCTATGGTTACATGCACAAGACCATCAAGAAGGAAATCCAGGATCTGCTGAAGAAGTTCTTTGGCAAGGAAAAGCCCCCCACAGAGGATAACCACCACGACCTGCCTGGAACCGAAGCTGGCACAGAGGGTGGGATCGAAGGCAAGATCGTCCCTTCCCATGATTTTGCTACTTCGCCTTGA